The Lysobacter enzymogenes genome window below encodes:
- a CDS encoding HAL/PAL/TAL family ammonia-lyase, producing MNKIRLDGRSLTRSQLVAVAYGAQVELSAEQLPAVTRAADFLAEQVRREEPIYGVSTGFGSNADRLLGAHHLRDQLPGAKRSQETLHEELQRNLIVTHAVCVGEAFAPEIVRAMLCIRINTLMRGHSGIRVQTLQALTQMLNAGIVPVVPQLGSVGASGDLAPLSHLAIVLLGGGEAFFEGERLTGAQALARAGLAPVQLSYKEGLALNNGTAQMLACGVLALNKLEDLLDTADLAAAMTIDAFAGRLGAFAPEVHALRPHPGQVKVAENLRKLLDGSTLADIPYHLVPRFRPWLPQSWDTEAAQQLSFDIGWDWVPFGQRHGREKFYNRFRPFRGGKKHQPQDSYSLRCIPQVHGAVRDAIAQAARVLEIELNSLTDNPIVFPDAQAEHVEQQVISAGHFHGMPLALAMSYVKAAIPVLASISERRLNKLVDPATNDGLPGFLIGNEDATESGHMIVQYTAAAIVNDLASRAHPASVYSIPTSANAEDHVSMGANEARHVLAMADDLGKVLGLELYTAAQALDLRRDMINAARDLADRADAATLAAKVSGGPAAGADEHAGFLAEVEGLRAELSAAEEFRPGRAVAIAHAKLRESIAFLDHDRALDGEVALAVQLVRDGSVLSAVRAEMQD from the coding sequence TTGAACAAGATCCGACTCGACGGCCGCTCGCTGACGCGGTCCCAGCTCGTGGCCGTGGCCTACGGCGCGCAGGTCGAACTGTCCGCCGAACAACTGCCGGCGGTGACCCGCGCGGCCGATTTCCTGGCCGAACAGGTGCGCCGCGAAGAGCCCATCTACGGCGTGTCCACCGGCTTCGGCAGCAACGCCGACCGCCTGCTCGGCGCGCACCACCTGCGCGACCAACTGCCCGGCGCGAAGCGCTCGCAGGAAACCCTGCACGAAGAACTGCAGCGCAATCTGATCGTCACCCACGCGGTGTGCGTGGGCGAAGCGTTCGCGCCGGAAATCGTGCGCGCGATGCTGTGCATCCGCATCAACACGCTGATGCGCGGCCACTCGGGCATCCGCGTGCAGACCCTGCAGGCGCTGACCCAGATGCTCAACGCCGGGATCGTGCCGGTGGTGCCGCAGCTGGGTTCGGTCGGCGCCAGCGGCGACCTCGCGCCGCTGTCGCATCTGGCCATCGTCCTGCTCGGCGGCGGCGAAGCCTTCTTCGAAGGCGAGCGCCTGACGGGCGCGCAGGCGCTGGCGCGCGCCGGCCTGGCGCCGGTGCAGCTGTCGTACAAGGAAGGCCTGGCGCTCAACAACGGCACCGCGCAGATGCTGGCCTGCGGCGTGCTGGCGCTGAACAAGCTGGAAGACCTGCTCGACACCGCCGACCTCGCCGCGGCGATGACCATCGACGCGTTCGCCGGGCGCCTGGGCGCGTTCGCGCCGGAAGTGCATGCGCTGCGTCCGCATCCGGGCCAGGTCAAGGTCGCCGAGAACCTGCGCAAGCTGCTCGACGGCTCGACCCTGGCCGACATTCCTTATCATTTGGTGCCGCGCTTCCGCCCGTGGCTGCCGCAGAGCTGGGACACCGAAGCGGCGCAGCAGCTGAGCTTCGACATCGGCTGGGACTGGGTGCCGTTCGGCCAGCGCCACGGCCGCGAAAAGTTCTACAACCGTTTCCGTCCGTTCCGCGGCGGCAAGAAGCACCAGCCGCAGGACAGCTATTCGCTGCGTTGCATTCCGCAGGTGCACGGCGCGGTGCGCGACGCCATCGCCCAGGCCGCGCGGGTGCTGGAGATCGAGCTCAACTCGCTGACCGACAACCCGATCGTATTCCCGGACGCGCAGGCCGAGCACGTCGAGCAGCAGGTGATCTCCGCCGGCCATTTCCACGGCATGCCGCTGGCGCTGGCGATGAGCTACGTCAAGGCCGCGATCCCGGTGCTGGCGAGCATTTCCGAGCGCCGCCTCAACAAGCTGGTCGACCCGGCCACCAACGACGGCCTGCCGGGCTTTTTGATCGGCAACGAGGACGCGACCGAGTCGGGCCACATGATCGTGCAGTACACCGCCGCGGCCATCGTCAACGACCTCGCCAGCCGCGCGCATCCGGCCTCGGTGTATTCGATTCCGACCAGCGCGAACGCCGAGGACCACGTGTCGATGGGCGCCAACGAGGCGCGCCACGTGCTGGCGATGGCCGACGACCTCGGCAAGGTGCTGGGCCTGGAGCTGTATACCGCCGCCCAGGCGCTGGACCTGCGCCGCGACATGATCAACGCCGCGCGCGATCTGGCCGACCGCGCCGACGCCGCGACCCTGGCGGCGAAGGTGTCCGGCGGCCCCGCGGCCGGCGCGGACGAGCACGCCGGCTTCCTCGCCGAAGTCGAAGGCTTGCGCGCCGAGCTGTCGGCGGCGGAGGAATTCCGCCCGGGCCGCGCGGTCGCGATCGCCCACGCCAAGCTGCGCGAATCGATCGCGTTCCTCGATCACGACCGCGCCCTGGACGGCGAAGTCGCGCTGGCCGTGCAACTGGTGCGCGACGGCAGCGTGCTGTCGGCGGTGCGCGCGGAAATGCAGGACTGA
- a CDS encoding prolyl hydroxylase family protein: MHLVHHTETAFSVIGLLTPAECAELVALAETHGFEPAGVRTADGGQKSMAHVRNNERVVFESPPWVERLWQRLQQAGLPALDGETASGLPRALRFYKYGPGQRFRMHKDGPWSEDGRLSKLTLLVYLNEGFVGGDTAFRGFRVEPRVGDALLFVHDTWHEGSAVEQGVKYALRSDVMYAPPA, encoded by the coding sequence ATGCACCTCGTCCATCACACCGAAACCGCCTTCTCCGTGATCGGCCTGCTGACGCCGGCCGAATGCGCGGAGCTGGTCGCGCTGGCCGAAACTCATGGCTTCGAACCCGCCGGCGTGCGCACCGCCGACGGCGGGCAAAAATCGATGGCCCATGTGCGCAACAACGAGCGCGTGGTGTTCGAATCGCCGCCATGGGTCGAACGGCTGTGGCAGCGCCTGCAGCAGGCCGGCCTGCCGGCGCTCGACGGCGAAACCGCCAGCGGCCTGCCGCGCGCGCTGCGTTTCTACAAATACGGCCCGGGCCAGCGCTTCCGCATGCACAAGGACGGACCGTGGAGCGAAGACGGCCGCCTCAGCAAGCTGACCTTGCTGGTCTATCTCAACGAAGGCTTCGTCGGCGGCGACACCGCGTTCCGCGGCTTCCGGGTCGAACCGCGCGTCGGCGACGCGCTGCTGTTCGTGCACGACACCTGGCACGAGGGTTCGGCGGTGGAGCAGGGCGTGAAGTACGCGCTGCGTTCGGATGTGATGTACGCGCCGCCGGCCTGA
- the hisS gene encoding histidine--tRNA ligase: MIKPRTPPGVMELLPRDQIAFQRMLDTIRRNFERFGFLPVETPVMELTEVLLTKSGGETERQVYFVESTGARANNAQDGDSRGTPELALRFDLTVPLARYVAEHEAELAFPFRRYQMQRVYRGERQQRGRYREFYQCDIDVIGKDSLSVRYDAELPACIYAVFSELDIGAFTIQLNNRKLLRGFFEANGIADGELQALVLREVDKLDKRGADYVRDVLIGSSFGLAEDVADRILDFVGVRSDSHADALAKLAALGEGNDSLRQGVAELREVLELIRALGVPEANYALNFSIARGLDYYTGTVYETTLNDYPGLGSICSGGRYEDLASHYTKSKLPGVGISIGLTRLFWQLQEAKLVSTADSSVQVLVTQMDDAHLPQCLALASELRAAGLNTEAVMEPSKLGKQFKYADRAGIRFVVVLGENEIAKGTATVKDLRREDQFEVARSELARTLRVELEQSRVMK, encoded by the coding sequence TTGATCAAGCCCCGCACCCCGCCCGGCGTCATGGAGCTGCTGCCCCGCGACCAGATCGCGTTCCAGCGCATGCTCGACACGATCCGCCGCAATTTCGAACGCTTCGGCTTCCTGCCGGTGGAAACGCCGGTGATGGAACTGACCGAGGTGCTGCTGACCAAGTCCGGCGGCGAGACCGAGCGGCAGGTGTATTTCGTCGAGTCGACCGGTGCGCGCGCCAACAACGCGCAGGACGGCGACAGCCGCGGCACGCCCGAGTTGGCGCTGCGCTTCGACCTGACCGTGCCGCTGGCGCGCTACGTCGCCGAGCACGAGGCCGAACTGGCGTTCCCGTTCCGCCGCTACCAGATGCAGCGCGTGTACCGCGGCGAGCGCCAGCAGCGCGGCCGCTACCGCGAGTTCTACCAGTGCGACATCGACGTGATCGGCAAGGACAGCCTCAGCGTGCGTTACGACGCCGAGCTGCCGGCCTGCATCTACGCGGTGTTCTCCGAACTCGACATCGGCGCGTTCACCATCCAGCTCAACAACCGCAAGCTGCTGCGCGGCTTTTTCGAGGCCAACGGGATCGCCGACGGCGAGCTGCAGGCGCTGGTGCTGCGCGAGGTCGACAAGCTCGACAAGCGCGGCGCCGACTACGTGCGCGATGTCCTGATCGGCAGCAGCTTCGGCCTGGCCGAGGACGTCGCGGACCGGATCCTCGACTTCGTCGGCGTGCGCTCGGATTCGCACGCCGACGCGCTGGCCAAGCTGGCCGCGCTGGGCGAGGGCAACGACTCGCTGCGCCAGGGCGTGGCCGAGCTGCGCGAAGTGCTGGAGCTGATCCGCGCGCTCGGTGTGCCGGAGGCCAATTACGCGCTGAACTTCTCCATCGCCCGCGGCCTGGACTACTACACCGGCACGGTCTACGAGACCACGCTCAACGACTACCCGGGTTTGGGTTCGATCTGCTCGGGCGGGCGTTACGAGGACCTGGCCAGCCACTACACCAAGTCCAAGCTGCCCGGCGTGGGCATCTCGATCGGGCTGACCCGGCTGTTCTGGCAATTGCAGGAAGCCAAACTGGTCAGCACCGCCGACAGCAGCGTGCAAGTGCTGGTCACCCAGATGGACGACGCGCACCTGCCGCAGTGCCTGGCGCTGGCCAGCGAGCTGCGCGCGGCCGGGCTCAACACCGAGGCGGTGATGGAGCCGTCCAAGCTCGGCAAGCAGTTCAAGTACGCCGACCGCGCCGGCATCCGCTTCGTGGTCGTGCTCGGCGAGAACGAGATCGCCAAGGGCACCGCCACGGTCAAGGACCTGCGCCGCGAGGACCAGTTCGAAGTCGCGCGCAGCGAACTCGCCCGCACCCTGCGGGTCGAGCTGGAACAGTCGCGGGTCATGAAGTGA